One part of the Arcanobacterium phocisimile genome encodes these proteins:
- a CDS encoding MFS transporter encodes MNEQQASTLVHHTWYAYAYLASNAFSILGNSLMAVVLPVLIISRLGSPTWAGVVAVATTSAQMFAGFLGGALTDRVNRRNLSLTADLLSTLSVISLFLVDWFTMTSVLWFIVLGTIGAFADMPGQTARQALGPQVATSSSITYEKITGYFQTLQGGALIIGPVLAGVFLLLPNPAWALILAGSCSFLAAFTTALMPHTIGEYRREEHSPSVIHQTTHAISLIRHTPLLRFALTFAVGINVLHTITQSFVLPTHYALTGQANRVGWIIALMGVGMIIGGLIFGLLSAKLARSTLFLTATCLSLIGAILVLSLWDLSAVLNGAAILGVGFAIINASATIAAMDSLPEGNRGAVMGIILTLILTAYPLGFGLATLLYTYSGLGAVRLVLAGGFTSITLWALVSKRSHTLNAITAQVATPRSETSPPSETTPGAHDALPLT; translated from the coding sequence ATGAATGAACAACAAGCGTCAACGCTCGTCCACCACACCTGGTATGCCTACGCATACCTCGCATCCAACGCTTTCTCAATTCTCGGCAACTCACTCATGGCAGTCGTGTTGCCTGTTCTCATCATCTCCCGGCTAGGTTCCCCAACTTGGGCAGGTGTCGTTGCCGTAGCCACCACCAGCGCTCAAATGTTTGCCGGATTTTTAGGCGGAGCATTAACCGATCGCGTCAACCGCAGAAACCTCAGCCTGACCGCTGACCTGTTATCCACACTCTCCGTTATCAGTCTCTTCCTCGTCGATTGGTTCACAATGACCAGCGTGCTATGGTTCATCGTCCTCGGAACCATCGGAGCGTTCGCCGACATGCCCGGACAAACAGCCCGGCAAGCCCTCGGACCACAGGTGGCGACGTCGTCGTCGATAACCTACGAAAAAATCACCGGATACTTCCAAACCCTACAAGGCGGCGCACTGATCATCGGACCCGTGCTCGCCGGCGTCTTCCTCCTGCTACCGAATCCAGCCTGGGCGCTTATCCTTGCCGGTTCGTGCTCATTCCTTGCCGCGTTCACCACAGCCTTAATGCCCCACACTATAGGAGAATACCGACGCGAAGAACACAGCCCAAGCGTCATTCACCAAACCACACACGCGATCAGCTTGATCCGCCACACCCCGCTACTACGATTCGCCCTCACTTTCGCAGTCGGCATCAACGTATTGCACACCATCACCCAAAGCTTCGTGCTGCCAACACACTATGCGCTGACTGGGCAGGCCAACCGAGTGGGATGGATCATTGCGCTGATGGGAGTCGGAATGATCATCGGTGGGCTCATCTTCGGGCTATTATCAGCAAAGCTTGCACGCTCAACACTGTTCCTTACCGCAACATGCCTCAGCCTCATCGGCGCGATCTTAGTATTGAGCCTGTGGGACCTATCTGCAGTACTCAACGGCGCAGCTATCCTCGGCGTCGGCTTCGCGATCATCAACGCCAGCGCAACAATCGCCGCCATGGACTCCCTTCCCGAAGGAAACCGCGGCGCAGTCATGGGAATTATCCTGACCCTCATACTAACGGCCTACCCACTCGGGTTCGGACTTGCCACCTTGTTATACACATACAGCGGTCTAGGCGCAGTTAGACTTGTGTTAGCTGGTGGATTTACCAGCATCACCCTCTGGGCATTAGTGTCCAAACGCAGTCACACGCTCAACGCCATCACAGCACAAGTAGCCACACCACGGTCAGAAACCAGCCCGCCGTCGGAAACCACACCGGGAGCCCACGATGCACTTCCACTCACATGA
- a CDS encoding MerR family transcriptional regulator — MHFHSHEITSLTAASRKALRLYEDRGLLTAIGRDSNGWRIYTAEHLLRVATIKFLQESGLTLDDIATVLADSQTSQPWELAEQRLKARIAEAQEKLAVLHELKNMRIHDTDLPLYAPDVSALINMMIARRYPAQMAHRSGRILQFLKITLAPAQWQTIRQLAEQEITNIDDDVIVLAQEFLDLADLPADSEQVGTWRDKALAYVQTHPGTVHTDFISLGVEQTMDATLTDLWTDGLSPAQLRASAIFD; from the coding sequence ATGCACTTCCACTCACATGAGATAACCTCGCTCACCGCAGCCTCCCGCAAAGCCCTACGACTCTACGAAGACCGCGGACTGCTGACCGCAATTGGCCGCGACTCCAACGGGTGGCGAATCTACACCGCAGAACACCTCCTACGAGTAGCCACCATCAAATTCCTCCAAGAATCCGGACTGACACTAGATGATATTGCAACCGTCTTAGCCGACAGTCAAACATCACAGCCATGGGAACTCGCCGAACAACGCCTCAAAGCGCGTATCGCAGAGGCTCAAGAAAAACTGGCTGTCTTGCACGAGCTGAAAAACATGCGCATCCACGATACCGACCTACCACTCTATGCGCCTGACGTCAGCGCACTCATTAACATGATGATCGCCCGCCGATACCCGGCACAAATGGCTCACCGCAGCGGACGAATACTACAGTTCCTGAAAATAACACTGGCGCCGGCACAATGGCAGACGATCCGCCAACTCGCTGAACAAGAAATCACCAATATTGACGATGACGTCATTGTTCTCGCCCAAGAATTCCTTGATTTGGCAGACCTTCCAGCTGATTCTGAGCAGGTAGGGACCTGGCGCGACAAGGCACTTGCTTATGTGCAAACCCATCCCGGAACAGTCCACACCGATTTCATCTCGTTGGGTGTCGAACAAACCATGGATGCCACACTGACCGACCTATGGACCGACGGGCTCTCCCCAGCGCAACTGCGTGCGAGCGCAATATTTGACTAA
- a CDS encoding MFS transporter, with amino-acid sequence MTPSQSLPTALQQIDSRPLTHHQKSLIGLVIAGNIAEFFDMFLIGFVVSLLTGPWQLTGMEAGVILACSGLGTVMGAIIWGRLADSIGRKRAFFWCVLMFSVFTLASVFTPDRGWIILAVLRVLVGIGVGGLNIVSIPYVQEFVPAKQRGLLSGLASVFIPLGLFLGALAQWGFGDNWRGLITLGALPILLLFWLHTVPESPRFLLVHGRPDQARKALAWALELPAGGVGVLPSSSNETQSASYRTVFRHHWRSLFIVAAGTFSFVLGSATIQSWGQTLLHEGYLLPTTTVATLFMFVSLADLLGRLGVAWLADKIGRRPTLLMCGVLGAIGALLVAWSASLGTDGSWIVFFGGIVIAMAFGDGAFGILNAFGAEQFPNHVRATGLGLGYGIGASAKIFGPLVMGLLIGGSAVKQDVTLNAVVPAFILFAALLLVAGLIYMFAKETNGTSLDTL; translated from the coding sequence ATGACGCCCTCACAATCTCTCCCGACCGCCCTCCAACAAATAGATTCGCGCCCACTCACACACCATCAAAAGTCCCTCATCGGCCTAGTGATTGCCGGTAACATCGCGGAGTTTTTTGACATGTTCCTCATCGGCTTCGTCGTCTCCCTCCTCACCGGCCCGTGGCAGCTTACCGGCATGGAAGCAGGCGTCATTCTCGCATGCTCCGGGTTAGGTACCGTGATGGGCGCGATCATATGGGGTCGGTTAGCAGATAGTATCGGTCGTAAACGCGCCTTCTTCTGGTGCGTTTTGATGTTCAGCGTTTTTACCTTGGCGTCGGTTTTCACTCCGGATCGTGGCTGGATCATCCTCGCGGTTTTGCGAGTGCTCGTGGGAATCGGCGTCGGCGGCTTGAACATCGTCTCGATTCCTTATGTCCAAGAATTTGTTCCAGCTAAGCAACGCGGTCTGCTTTCCGGGCTTGCCTCAGTTTTCATCCCGCTTGGCTTGTTTTTAGGCGCGCTTGCGCAGTGGGGGTTTGGTGACAACTGGCGTGGGCTGATTACTCTGGGCGCGTTGCCCATCCTCTTACTTTTCTGGCTGCACACAGTTCCAGAGTCTCCGCGGTTTCTCCTGGTTCACGGCCGGCCCGATCAGGCTCGAAAAGCCTTAGCCTGGGCGCTCGAACTGCCCGCTGGTGGCGTAGGTGTGCTTCCGTCGTCGTCGAACGAAACGCAATCTGCCTCGTATCGCACGGTTTTTCGCCACCACTGGCGTTCGCTCTTCATTGTCGCTGCCGGCACGTTCAGCTTTGTTTTGGGTTCAGCGACGATCCAGTCCTGGGGGCAGACGTTACTTCACGAGGGTTATCTTTTACCAACTACAACGGTGGCCACCTTATTCATGTTTGTCTCCCTTGCTGACTTGCTGGGACGGTTAGGGGTAGCCTGGCTTGCCGACAAAATCGGGCGGCGCCCGACGCTACTGATGTGTGGCGTGCTGGGGGCAATCGGGGCATTGCTTGTGGCGTGGTCGGCGTCTTTAGGCACTGACGGCTCGTGGATAGTGTTCTTTGGTGGGATTGTGATAGCGATGGCGTTCGGTGATGGTGCGTTCGGCATCCTCAACGCTTTCGGTGCCGAACAGTTCCCGAACCACGTGCGGGCTACTGGTTTGGGCCTGGGGTATGGAATCGGTGCGTCAGCGAAGATTTTCGGTCCACTAGTAATGGGGCTTTTGATCGGCGGGAGCGCGGTCAAACAAGATGTGACGTTAAACGCCGTCGTACCGGCATTTATCCTGTTTGCGGCCCTGCTGCTTGTAGCTGGCCTTATCTATATGTTCGCAAAGGAAACGAACGGGACGTCGTTGGATACGCTATAA
- a CDS encoding catalase — MTHRPTPPASSAQPTGSTMYNGAPADSDRNSLSQGNLGPLLLHDVQLVDTLAHFNRESVPERRPHAKGAGAFGTFTVTQDVSKWTKADFLQPGKTTRTLTRFSTVAGEMGSPDTWRDVRGFSTRFYTEEGNFDLVGNNTPVFFIRDPMKFPHFIHSQKRLASNGLRDNNMQWDFWTLNPESAHQVSYLMGPRGLPKSWRTMNGYSSHTYMWINASGERFWVKYHFISEQGVENLSNAEAETLAGKDAEYHRRDLWNAIAEGNFPSWKLSVQVMPYEEAKTYRINPFDLTKVWPHADYPLHEVGVLTLNENPENYFAQIEQAAFAPSNYVPGTGFSPDKMLLGRVFAYADAQRYRIGPNYDQLPVNQPVPEVTTYKQDGPMSYHHHGSAPTYAPNSMGKPFSDFEGRVEDGWEADGEMIRAAYELREDDDDFSQAHDLVRNVYTEQERDELVNTLVGATEGTNDEVFERVIWYWTNIDEEVGTKLRERANR, encoded by the coding sequence ATGACTCATCGTCCTACTCCACCGGCGTCCTCAGCTCAGCCGACCGGCTCAACAATGTATAACGGAGCTCCTGCCGACTCCGATCGCAACTCGCTCTCGCAAGGAAATCTTGGCCCGCTCTTACTCCACGATGTCCAGCTCGTCGACACGCTTGCACATTTCAATCGCGAATCGGTACCTGAGCGTCGCCCGCACGCCAAGGGCGCAGGTGCGTTCGGCACGTTCACCGTTACGCAGGACGTGTCCAAGTGGACCAAAGCTGATTTCCTTCAACCGGGTAAAACCACTCGCACACTGACACGTTTCTCTACAGTCGCTGGCGAAATGGGTTCACCCGATACGTGGCGTGACGTTCGCGGCTTTTCCACCCGCTTCTACACCGAAGAAGGCAACTTCGATCTCGTTGGCAATAACACTCCGGTATTCTTTATCCGCGACCCGATGAAGTTCCCACACTTCATTCATTCGCAAAAGCGCCTCGCCTCCAACGGTTTACGTGATAACAACATGCAGTGGGATTTTTGGACGCTCAACCCAGAAAGTGCCCACCAAGTCTCTTATCTCATGGGACCGCGAGGGTTACCGAAGTCGTGGCGTACAATGAACGGCTACTCTTCCCACACCTATATGTGGATCAATGCTTCCGGTGAACGTTTCTGGGTTAAATACCATTTCATTTCTGAGCAAGGTGTGGAAAACCTATCCAATGCCGAAGCTGAAACGCTAGCCGGCAAGGACGCAGAATATCACCGCCGCGACCTGTGGAATGCGATCGCCGAAGGTAACTTCCCATCATGGAAGCTGTCCGTTCAAGTCATGCCTTATGAAGAAGCCAAGACCTACCGGATCAACCCGTTCGATTTGACCAAGGTGTGGCCGCACGCAGACTACCCGCTGCATGAGGTGGGTGTGTTGACGTTGAACGAAAATCCGGAGAACTACTTCGCGCAGATCGAGCAGGCCGCATTCGCGCCGTCGAACTATGTGCCCGGAACTGGCTTCTCGCCAGATAAAATGCTGTTGGGTCGCGTCTTTGCCTACGCCGATGCGCAACGCTACCGGATCGGACCAAACTACGACCAGCTCCCCGTCAATCAGCCTGTTCCCGAGGTTACTACCTACAAGCAGGACGGACCAATGAGCTACCACCATCATGGTTCGGCTCCAACCTATGCCCCGAACTCCATGGGTAAGCCGTTCTCTGATTTTGAAGGACGAGTTGAAGATGGCTGGGAAGCTGACGGAGAGATGATTCGCGCAGCTTATGAGCTTCGCGAAGACGACGACGATTTCAGCCAAGCCCATGATCTGGTCCGTAACGTCTACACCGAGCAAGAGCGCGACGAGCTTGTCAATACCTTGGTTGGAGCAACTGAAGGTACCAACGACGAAGTCTTCGAGCGCGTCATTTGGTACTGGACCAACATTGACGAAGAGGTTGGCACAAAACTACGTGAACGAGCTAATCGCTAG
- the idi gene encoding isopentenyl-diphosphate Delta-isomerase, translating to MTVELVVLCNEAGQAIGTAPKQDVHTTHTPLHKAFSCYIFDPDGHVLLTRRALSKLTWPGVWTNSVCGHPGVGESDRDAIDRRAAQELGITGIPKSALTPILPDFSYLAEDSSGVQENEVCPVYAAFLPHRLELDLIPAEVMDAAWHPFSELQQATACTPFAFSPWMVKQLSKWPKNFSVPSLPGGSA from the coding sequence TTGACTGTTGAACTAGTGGTTTTATGCAATGAGGCCGGCCAGGCTATTGGTACTGCACCGAAACAAGACGTACACACTACTCACACACCGTTACACAAAGCATTTTCGTGCTACATTTTCGATCCTGACGGTCATGTTTTACTCACTCGCAGAGCACTGTCTAAACTGACGTGGCCCGGGGTATGGACCAACAGCGTATGCGGCCATCCTGGCGTCGGAGAGTCTGATCGCGACGCTATTGACCGTCGCGCGGCACAAGAACTCGGGATAACCGGAATACCTAAATCAGCCCTTACCCCCATCCTTCCGGATTTTTCTTACCTGGCTGAAGACTCCTCTGGTGTGCAAGAAAATGAAGTGTGCCCAGTCTATGCAGCATTTCTGCCTCACCGATTGGAGCTTGATCTCATCCCTGCGGAGGTTATGGATGCGGCCTGGCATCCATTTTCTGAGTTGCAACAAGCGACAGCCTGCACCCCCTTCGCATTCAGCCCCTGGATGGTCAAGCAACTAAGTAAATGGCCCAAAAACTTCTCTGTTCCATCACTTCCTGGAGGTAGCGCATGA
- a CDS encoding polyprenyl synthetase family protein yields the protein MTPDRSDLQPDPRYTSQLPPQLAPLVEPARKVLQELFDERISQAPSPAYRELWVSLRDATHGGKLVRPLLVMIAATGGDLTAHPRRTQQAAFAGAAFELLHSGFLIHDDIMDRDLIRRGTPTVAAHFRTLARSAGSSDCDHQGDATAIIVGDLALTGAYQLLARCEDKTVDLIAVTDQAIRLTAEGQLLDISADTIHHATTGDVLNVAYLKTSAYSFVAPLQCGMIIAEWAQSPTHHVTEGGRKLGIAFQLYDDILGVAGDIEVSGKSKDSDLLGRKHTLITRFAAQHPDWAQIWENLKDGEDQAVLSHAREVLAQTDAIASTSQIAEDLHAQACQDFEAEGVPEAVSERLILLAQWLEGRRK from the coding sequence ATGACTCCGGATCGTTCCGATCTGCAACCAGATCCACGATACACTTCACAACTTCCGCCGCAGTTAGCGCCTTTGGTCGAGCCTGCACGAAAAGTCTTGCAGGAACTTTTCGACGAACGGATTTCGCAAGCCCCCAGCCCCGCCTATCGAGAACTATGGGTGTCGTTGCGAGATGCCACCCACGGAGGAAAACTAGTGCGTCCGCTACTGGTGATGATCGCTGCGACTGGTGGAGATTTGACTGCGCACCCACGCCGGACTCAACAGGCAGCTTTTGCCGGGGCGGCGTTCGAGCTACTACATAGCGGATTTTTGATCCATGACGACATTATGGATCGTGACCTAATCAGACGCGGTACCCCCACCGTGGCTGCACATTTCCGGACGTTAGCCCGTTCTGCGGGCAGCTCTGATTGTGACCATCAGGGGGACGCTACTGCGATCATCGTAGGCGATCTGGCCTTAACCGGGGCGTACCAACTTTTGGCTCGATGCGAAGACAAAACTGTAGATCTTATTGCGGTCACAGACCAGGCCATCCGGTTAACCGCAGAGGGCCAGTTACTTGATATTTCAGCTGACACGATTCACCATGCCACGACCGGTGACGTGCTGAATGTGGCGTATTTGAAAACCAGCGCATACTCTTTCGTGGCTCCCCTCCAGTGCGGAATGATCATTGCGGAATGGGCCCAGTCCCCTACTCATCATGTAACTGAAGGCGGCAGAAAGTTAGGGATAGCGTTTCAGCTTTATGATGATATCTTGGGCGTGGCCGGAGATATCGAGGTTAGTGGTAAGTCTAAAGATTCTGACCTCTTGGGCCGCAAACATACACTGATTACTCGCTTTGCTGCTCAGCACCCAGATTGGGCACAAATCTGGGAGAACCTCAAAGATGGGGAAGACCAAGCCGTTTTGTCTCACGCCCGTGAAGTTTTGGCTCAGACTGACGCGATTGCGTCCACTAGCCAGATTGCCGAAGATCTCCACGCGCAAGCATGCCAAGATTTCGAGGCAGAGGGTGTGCCCGAGGCGGTCAGTGAGCGCTTAATCCTGCTAGCACAGTGGCTGGAAGGACGCAGGAAATGA
- a CDS encoding phytoene/squalene synthase family protein, with amino-acid sequence MRTFSYDNLGTSPANYLRAAHRAANQVITQYSTSFGLAVTLLKEPVRTDVRNIYAMVRVADEIVDGACAGIPHSQIAQILDDYEARVFTACELGFSSDLILHAFAETANRCRIDHESITAFFNSMRSDLTVDQHDGDSLETYVYGSAEVVGLMCLRTFLASVPDPEAAWAELSPGAKRLGAAFQKVNFLRDIAADSGDLGRTYFPGVTPQTLDEKTKIRLVDEIDADLAAAADVIPRLPDSSRLAVRLVHDLFAELNRRIRLTPASRLAHTRVRVPNQYKAWLLTQASATEFSPQFTQDLFRRMRAGQDA; translated from the coding sequence ATGAGAACCTTTTCGTACGATAATTTGGGGACTTCCCCAGCTAACTACTTACGTGCTGCCCACCGGGCCGCCAACCAGGTAATTACACAGTACTCTACCTCGTTTGGCTTAGCGGTGACGCTACTGAAAGAACCAGTACGGACGGATGTGCGAAACATTTATGCTATGGTTCGGGTGGCTGATGAGATTGTCGACGGCGCATGCGCCGGTATTCCCCATTCTCAGATAGCACAAATTTTAGATGACTATGAGGCCAGAGTATTCACCGCGTGCGAGCTGGGTTTCTCCAGTGACCTGATTTTGCACGCGTTTGCTGAAACCGCGAACCGTTGCCGCATCGATCACGAATCTATTACCGCTTTCTTTAACTCTATGCGCTCCGACTTGACGGTTGATCAACACGACGGGGACTCTCTCGAAACCTACGTGTATGGTTCGGCTGAGGTGGTGGGCTTGATGTGCTTGCGAACTTTCTTGGCATCGGTGCCGGATCCGGAAGCTGCTTGGGCAGAGCTATCTCCCGGAGCGAAACGTTTGGGCGCAGCTTTCCAGAAAGTCAACTTTTTACGTGATATTGCTGCTGACAGTGGGGATTTGGGGCGTACCTATTTCCCCGGCGTCACCCCACAGACGTTAGATGAAAAGACCAAGATACGTTTGGTGGATGAGATCGACGCTGACCTTGCCGCAGCAGCAGATGTTATCCCTCGCCTACCAGATTCCTCCCGTTTAGCGGTGCGTCTGGTTCACGATCTGTTCGCTGAACTTAATCGGCGAATTCGTTTAACGCCCGCAAGCCGCCTGGCTCACACTCGCGTGCGGGTTCCCAATCAATACAAGGCTTGGTTGCTGACGCAGGCGTCTGCTACCGAGTTTTCCCCTCAGTTCACTCAAGATTTATTCCGTCGAATGAGAGCAGGCCAAGATGCGTAG
- the crtI gene encoding phytoene desaturase family protein, with translation MRSTRYPHVTKKPSPSTKGATAQPRAVVIGGGIAGIATAGLLARDGYAVDLLEQNPHVGGRVDQLKLDGFTFDLGPTWYLMPEVFEHYFALLGADINDYLKLEKLDPAYRLYLPDGQSLDVRSGVENAKQLFESREPGSGERLERHLASAEHTYELALRNFLYTNFQSVLPWLNPDILTGIPRLLTLLTQSLEAQAKTVADDPVLQQLLTFHAVFLSAAPDMVPSMYHLMTHLDLGDGVLYPKGGLRALVSAMEERVRELGVQIHTNTTATKISTTPGGRGLTKATVSGVEAIGPTGALSFPADVVVGAGDLWGIETKLLPENLQSYPQSYWEKSTDGIGTVLATLGVSGELPQLAHHSFFFTSDWKANFKAIFEGNQTIPNPASTYVCRASASDSAVAPEGHEALFLLIPVTADPQIGAGSLTRTTGYVGPEATSVNQSEMTDEAISRAGDSQVETAVDNAIAQISQWANIPDLAERIVLRRTIGPADHLALYGSFHGNALGQAHTLGQSAFLRARSASQKIDGLVYAGQTTAPGIGVPMALISAENVLKRLHGDTSVGPVPEPKDAPRRSRLDPSVAE, from the coding sequence ATGCGTAGCACGAGATATCCCCATGTCACCAAGAAACCTTCACCTTCTACTAAAGGCGCAACCGCCCAGCCCCGCGCGGTGGTGATCGGGGGTGGAATTGCTGGAATCGCGACCGCTGGATTGCTGGCGCGTGACGGCTACGCAGTGGATTTACTCGAGCAAAACCCACATGTGGGCGGGCGTGTAGATCAACTCAAACTTGATGGCTTCACCTTCGATTTGGGTCCTACCTGGTATTTGATGCCAGAAGTGTTTGAGCACTACTTTGCTTTGCTGGGTGCCGATATTAATGACTACTTAAAACTAGAAAAGCTCGACCCCGCATATCGCTTGTATCTTCCAGATGGGCAGAGCTTGGATGTACGTTCTGGTGTGGAAAACGCGAAGCAGCTTTTTGAGTCTCGTGAGCCTGGCAGTGGCGAGCGCTTGGAGCGGCATTTGGCCTCCGCAGAGCACACATACGAGTTGGCACTAAGAAACTTCTTGTACACTAATTTCCAGTCAGTACTACCGTGGTTGAATCCAGATATTTTAACGGGTATTCCTCGTTTGCTTACCCTGCTGACGCAGTCTTTGGAGGCGCAGGCTAAAACCGTGGCAGATGATCCGGTTTTGCAACAGCTTTTGACGTTCCATGCGGTGTTTTTGTCTGCTGCTCCGGACATGGTTCCTTCCATGTACCATCTGATGACGCACTTGGATTTAGGGGATGGAGTGCTCTACCCCAAAGGTGGTTTGCGTGCCCTCGTTTCCGCTATGGAAGAGCGCGTGCGGGAATTGGGAGTGCAGATACATACCAACACCACCGCTACTAAGATTTCGACGACGCCGGGTGGCCGCGGGCTCACGAAAGCCACAGTTTCTGGGGTGGAAGCGATTGGCCCGACGGGTGCGCTCAGTTTCCCTGCCGACGTCGTGGTTGGCGCCGGTGACCTGTGGGGGATTGAAACCAAGCTGCTACCCGAAAACTTGCAGAGCTATCCGCAGTCGTATTGGGAGAAAAGCACCGACGGAATTGGCACTGTGCTCGCTACCTTAGGAGTTTCGGGTGAGCTGCCGCAGTTGGCGCATCATTCCTTCTTCTTCACTTCGGATTGGAAGGCGAACTTTAAGGCTATCTTCGAAGGCAACCAGACGATCCCGAACCCTGCCTCAACCTACGTTTGCCGGGCTAGTGCTTCCGATTCTGCAGTTGCCCCTGAGGGGCATGAGGCTCTGTTCTTACTGATACCGGTAACTGCTGACCCGCAGATCGGGGCCGGTTCTTTGACTCGGACTACAGGGTATGTCGGTCCCGAGGCTACCTCCGTTAACCAGTCTGAGATGACTGATGAGGCGATCAGTCGGGCAGGAGATTCTCAGGTCGAAACCGCGGTAGATAACGCGATTGCGCAGATTTCCCAGTGGGCTAATATCCCTGACTTGGCAGAGCGAATCGTTTTACGTCGCACTATTGGCCCAGCTGACCATTTGGCACTGTATGGTTCGTTCCATGGCAACGCCCTTGGCCAGGCACATACGTTAGGGCAGTCAGCTTTCTTGCGGGCTCGCAGCGCTTCCCAGAAGATCGACGGTCTGGTTTATGCGGGTCAAACCACGGCCCCCGGAATCGGGGTTCCGATGGCGTTGATTAGCGCCGAGAACGTCTTGAAGCGGCTGCACGGTGACACTAGTGTTGGGCCTGTTCCCGAGCCTAAAGATGCACCGCGCAGATCACGACTTGATCCCTCAGTGGCGGAATAA
- a CDS encoding lycopene cyclase domain-containing protein produces MDITRFWYLGSILVSFAGLGFLDWRHGITAGTQRSKVLLAILSATAWLLFWDVAGIWFGIFFKGSGPWQIGLFIAPEIPVEELVFLLFLNYLTLLVFLVARKYRERLPLAKISGTIVVVLILNLVLSSQPRLYLEAYTYMLVNLVFLLPLFFWFYRVNRQNRLPVDSILFTLAIVSLLTAVFDPLLIYNQIVGYHWSRTSGLLLWLAPLEDFAYPLAGTILISLILDHKEWRHEITS; encoded by the coding sequence ATGGACATCACCCGGTTCTGGTATTTGGGCAGTATCTTGGTTAGTTTTGCCGGTCTGGGTTTCTTGGACTGGCGGCACGGCATAACTGCTGGCACTCAGCGTTCCAAGGTACTACTGGCAATATTGTCCGCTACCGCTTGGCTTTTGTTTTGGGATGTGGCAGGCATCTGGTTCGGGATTTTCTTTAAAGGCTCAGGGCCGTGGCAAATCGGACTGTTTATTGCCCCGGAAATTCCAGTAGAGGAACTAGTTTTCTTACTGTTCTTGAACTACCTAACCTTGCTAGTGTTCCTGGTAGCACGAAAGTATCGCGAGCGCTTACCGTTGGCGAAAATTTCTGGCACCATTGTGGTTGTTTTGATACTGAACTTAGTGCTCAGTTCGCAACCTCGCCTATATCTTGAGGCATACACCTATATGCTTGTGAACCTGGTGTTTTTGTTGCCACTGTTCTTCTGGTTCTATCGTGTTAACCGACAAAACCGGTTGCCGGTAGATTCTATTCTGTTTACTTTGGCTATAGTCAGTCTTTTGACAGCCGTCTTCGATCCGCTACTCATCTATAACCAGATAGTGGGCTACCATTGGTCACGCACCAGCGGACTTTTGCTGTGGCTCGCTCCGTTGGAAGATTTCGCGTATCCGCTAGCTGGCACAATCCTCATCTCTCTCATCCTCGACCATAAGGAATGGCGTCATGAAATCACTTCCTAA